In a single window of the Patescibacteria group bacterium genome:
- the ftsW gene encoding putative lipid II flippase FtsW has translation MLFFQSKRRMSLALHSQKKRIDLPLFLAVFTTCLLGLVFIFEASSVSAFRDFGDKYHYLKDQSQWLFLGLTLMFFFSFFDYHRLYSLALPLIFITIILLLAVFLPGLGLKALGAHRWLDFRAFTLQPAEAAKLALVIYLSAWFSSKERERLFAFVTLCSLIVGLVIAEPDLGTAIVICVLAVILYFLSGAPWWHFGLLAPGIFGGILALAVVSPYRLRRLVTFFNPANDPLGASYHIRQVLLAFGSGGFWGLGLGKSRQKFEYLPEAMTDSIFAIIGEEIGFIGAILVIALFVFILWRGIKIALLAPDRFGQLLAYGISFWISTQAIINLGSMVALLPLTGVPLPFVSYGGSNLVVTLTGVGILLNISKQCLAQKKSS, from the coding sequence ATGTTGTTTTTTCAATCTAAAAGAAGAATGTCTTTGGCTTTGCACAGTCAAAAAAAAAGAATAGACTTGCCGCTTTTTTTGGCGGTTTTTACAACCTGCCTTTTGGGATTAGTTTTTATTTTTGAAGCTTCTTCGGTTTCGGCTTTTCGGGATTTCGGCGATAAATACCATTATCTTAAAGATCAAAGCCAATGGCTTTTTTTGGGACTGACTTTAATGTTTTTTTTCTCCTTTTTTGATTATCACCGGCTTTATTCCTTAGCTTTGCCGCTTATTTTTATAACGATTATTCTTTTATTGGCTGTTTTCCTTCCCGGTTTGGGCCTTAAAGCCTTGGGGGCTCATCGCTGGCTTGATTTTAGAGCTTTTACTCTCCAGCCGGCGGAAGCGGCCAAACTGGCTCTGGTGATTTATTTATCAGCGTGGTTTTCCTCTAAAGAGCGGGAGAGACTCTTCGCCTTTGTGACTCTTTGTTCTTTGATCGTTGGTTTAGTCATTGCTGAGCCTGATTTAGGTACCGCCATTGTTATTTGTGTTCTGGCAGTAATTCTTTATTTTCTGTCTGGCGCTCCGTGGTGGCATTTTGGGCTTTTAGCTCCGGGAATCTTCGGCGGCATTTTGGCTTTGGCGGTGGTTTCGCCTTACAGGCTTCGGCGCCTGGTCACTTTTTTTAATCCCGCCAACGATCCTTTAGGAGCTTCCTATCATATCCGCCAGGTTCTTTTGGCTTTTGGTTCGGGCGGTTTCTGGGGTCTGGGTTTAGGCAAATCACGCCAAAAATTTGAGTATCTGCCGGAAGCGATGACCGATTCCATTTTTGCGATTATTGGCGAAGAGATAGGTTTTATCGGAGCTATTTTAGTCATTGCTCTTTTTGTTTTTATTCTTTGGCGGGGGATTAAAATTGCTCTTTTGGCTCCCGATCGTTTCGGCCAGCTTTTGGCTTACGGTATTTCTTTTTGGATAAGTACCCAGGCGATTATTAACCTAGGATCAATGGTCGCGCTTTTGCCTTTAACCGGAGTGCCGCTGCCTTTTGTTTCTTATGGCGGTTCAAATTTAGTCGTGACGCTGACAGGTGTGGGAATCCTTTTAAACATAAGCAAACAATGTCTAGCACAAAAAAAATCATCATAA